AAACAGAAAGTCTGAATGAATCAACATGTTTATTCCACTCCTTTCTGCCTTTGCTTGTTTTTCAGGCTTTCGGAGCAGCGATCAACCATCTTGTGGGCACCATGTCTGTTCAGTGAAATCCAAGGTCCCACCTGAGACACTACCATGTTCAGCGACAAGAACAGCACTCCTTTGTCCCAGAAGCCAAGCAAGAAGAAAACAAGGCCACAGGGTCTCCCTTCCCCAGCTCTGTGCTGTGCCTGTGGACTGTGCATCATGCTCGCAGGCATTAACATCACCCTGGTGGGAGCCTTTGCTTTTGGGACATTCTTGCCTGTCAACAACCCTCCCATTGTCATCGGTCCCATCCTTTTGGTTGTGGCATTCACCTTCTTTGGGGCGTGCTGCATCTGCAGCCGGAGACCTCCTGCTCACGGTGCAAGGAAATCCAAACCGGGGGCCAATATCGGGCTCATCAAACCTGGGAGCACAGCTTTTGAAATTGAAACCAGCGAGCACACAGTTCAAGACACCACGGCTGTGCAACTAAGCCCAACCAACTCCCCCATGTCCTCCAAAAGGTCTACCCCTGTTCATGAGAATTCAAAGACCTGCAAACTTTTTACAATGGATAGCAATGGGCCGGCGGCCAAATACATAGCAGGTGGAGAATCCATACAACTGAATTTGCCCAGAGACATGGGCATGTCATAAAGCCAAACTGGAGAATATTTATGAGTAGCTGGGCAGCAGGCACTTCAGCATGTGACCAGATGGTTAGATGAGCTCGCAGCACACCAAGCATCTGGGATCCAATTTAGTGTTGGCCGACACGTGCATCAGAATATGTTGAGAAATTTAAGGGAAAGGCATAATAAAGTAGCAATTACTTAGAAATCAATGCACAGCTGAAGTGGGAAGTGCCAGGCACTTGTGTGGAAGGACTGGATTTTGAGCAATGAAATTAAAATGAAAGATGGCACATACGAATCAGCAGGGCACAGCTACTGAAAACAGCACAGCCTCTGGATCTCATTCATTATTTTAATGGGTTTATAAATGATAATATGGTGGTCAGAATCTGATGATACAAGAACAGTGGGAAATTTATAGATTCTGATTATTTTTTTAGAAGGAATGTGGATCGTAATGAACATTgaacaaggaaaagaaaattgGCACTCAGATTTAATGAGGTTGATTTGTTTTCTTATTCTGAGGTCAGTGCTTCTTGAGTGCAATTTAAAATCCATCTGGCCTCTTGTTTTGCCCTGCCTTCACACTTTCCTCCTTTTCACTGCTTGCTGCAAAAGTCACTGGAAGTTCCACACACAAATATTGCCTTGATTGACCTCCCTCCATCCTCTGGTTTTCAGATTCATGTTTCGGTTGTGTCACTGGCAGCAGGCTCAGCTGCGTTGGGTTGGGTTTCAGATGGTTCTACAGAGGATGTGCAGGGTAGCAATGGTCAGAGTTGCAAGGTTACAGAGCAAACAGGAGGAGAAATCATGGAAAGACTTTATATAACAGGAAGTGGGACAAAACAACATTTTATAACTAGCTTGCAACCAGCAGGCTAGTCTGAACATCCACCCATTTGGGAGGAAAATGGCTTGACCAAGATTTGACCTCTGAAACATGGATATGTATAATAAGGAGACATGTGCAGAAATATATGGTGACAAACATTAGTGCACATAATGGAAATTTTGATCTCTTTACATCTTAAGAAGAGTCTTAGGTTTGGGGGAAATAATCACTCAAAGCCCTTCTTATGCAACTACTCTATGATATTGGTTGTGAATGAGAGAATGAACATGTTCTCCTCTGCTTGTATCAAAATACCAGACAACACAGTGATTTCAGGGTTAGATGGTCCTTTCCTGAGGTCATTAGAATTGACGATGCTTCAGAGAAATATGTTGTGTGTTGGTTGTCCAATCAATGGCCTCAATCTATCTCAGAaagattcattttttttaacttGCAGATATTATTTGTCCCCTAAAAGTAAAGTGGCCTATTTAGCTGAGACTTCCACATTTTGCTTGGGAGCATCTTTTTACTGTAATAAGAGAAGCGATGCAGACTAGGCTATAGTAGGGATGCTCATGACATTTCCCCCATCTGAATTTCTCACCAAATTTTGGTGTTCCAAACTTCTTGCAGTGATGCCGATGTGTTTGTGATTCTTCCAGTCTTGATTTCTGGCCTTTTTAAAAAGACTATTGGGCATGTACAAATTGCTGGTTCCCCAACCCCTTGTTTTCACCTTCTTATGTTTTGCCTTTGCATGTCATCAGTCCACACTGAACATGTATGCACATTAAGGAAGATATCGGGCAACACACCATTATAACCTGGGATCATGCCGTTCTTCTGTGTGCGGTGACCAAAGGAAGGGGAATGCAATGTGAAGGGAAAGTCAGAGGGGAGTAAGAATTGCTGGGAGACAATGATGGTGAAAGAGACAGATGCAGGAGGAGCTGGCAAGGGGTGGGGTGGCACCACAGACCTGTATTGGGATGGAGCGGGGTTGGGGCAAGGCACCAGCGAGGCTGAGGCAGGTGCATCAGaaagagcactggattggctccaccagtgCATCTGTGTCACCTGACTTTGCTGCCACCCTACATCACTCCATCCCatgcggacacggagcaatggttccaaactacaagaaagaagattccacctaaacattaggaagaacttcctgacagtaagagctgttcgacagtggaatttgctgccaaggagtgtggtggagtctccttctttggaggtctttaagcagaggcttgacaaccatatgtcaggagtgctctgatggtgtttcctgcttggcagggggttggactcgatggcccttgtggtctcttccaactctatgattctatgattctatgattctagtagtGAGAGTGCTGCTGTGAGACCATGTTCACAGCACCACCCCTTCCCTACCAACCACTCTAACAAAGAAGAGAATAAATTAGTGCAGAAGAGCAGAAAAGAAGATCTAAGGGAATGCTCCTATGCTccctaggtaaagggtaaaggtaaaggggacccctgaccattaggtccagtcgtggccgactctggggttgcggcgctcatcttgctttattggccgagggagccggcatacagcttccgggtcatgtggccagcatgactaagccgcttctggtgaaccagagcagcacacggaaacgctgtttaccttcccgccagagcagtacctatttatctacttgcacttttacgtgctttcaaactgctaggttggcaggagcagggaccgagcaacgggagctcatcccgtcgcggggattcgaaccgccgaccttctgatcagcaagtcctaggctctgtggtttaacccacagcgccacccgcgtccccctatgCTCCCTAGAGTTGGTCTATTTGACTCCCTCCAATTTGGGTTCAGTGAATAAAATAAGGCACATCCTCCACATCTTCTGTTTGGCATGAGCCAATGGTGCTGGCTCTGTTGTACATCTGTCAGAAAGGTAGGCTTGCCCCACAGTAATCCTATGTGTTTTTTCTCAgaagtcccactaagttcagtgGGTTGTATCTGACTTATCCTCATAGTAGACCCACCGAAATTGAAGGAGAAGTTAATCTGTccaacttaagtccattgattttaatgggtctgcaTATCAATGATGTCAGTGAGTCTGTGTTCAATGAGTATGACTTAGGTGGATACAACCCACAAGGTCTTACACCCTAGTAAACAGGTTCATTTTCTGCACTGTTGATAgctatcatttatttgtttaccatgcatatttgtgttataaaaggGATATTTCTCAAGGGTCCATCAGTTGCTTACCACCTCTTACCTCAAACTGAAAAGGTATGTTTTACAGCAGAAAGAAATTCTGAGGTGATCATTCTGTCTCTCACCAGTAACCTGTTAAGGAAGGTGACATGTAAACCAAAAAGTGCAGCGAAGTACATAAGCACCAATCTTCCTGAAACTGATAGTGGAAGTTCTTCAAGAGAAGCTGATATGACTGAAGTAAGTGGCTGAACCCACTCATGGAACAATGCCTGAATGAATGGGGTGCACTGGCCCAACTCTTATACCAAGGGGGTTGACACAGGAACTCCTGCAACTGTGGGGACTACAGGGTTGTGTGCAGGATAGGCCCCTTCTCATAGTTGCGGAACATGTGACCAGTGGGGTAGGCGGCTGGTGGGTGCTGGCCTGCACCGGTCCCCCTCATGTATGCTTTTAAGGTGTGAGGGGCTTAATCTGAACCTTCCAGAGAGACGAGAGATTTAGAATTCATTCACATTTGGCAGAATATTCTTCAAAGACAACTTTCATAGTCTAAGATGCAGCACTAACTAACAAGATGCTCCCTACAAGTGCATCCTGAGAAGCTGGATGTAATAAGAGCCAAGTGCTTATTATGCTAGTACTTAATTGTTGTTGAGATTTAACACTGTAAATGCACCCTGAAATTAGCACAAATTGCAGCAAAGAAAAGAGCCAGAAATATGTGATGATGCATTGTTTTAGTGAGTAAGCCCATGCATGTTAAGGTTAACTACTAAATTCTAGTAATTTTCTTCATTGTCACcttgatttaaatattttcttcagtACATCACGGAGAAAAATGATATTGCCCATTTTAGGGAGGTCTACATTTAAGGTTCTTATCGTCAATCTGTACAACAAGTTGCTTAACTCCATTTTCTTCTAATGGTGGAGAACTTTGAAACAATCCAAAAGCAAGTGGATTTGTGTTATTTTTCAAATTCCTTTCTTGTCTTCAAAAACTGAATgttttggggagtgggggcaTTTTGCAcagtaagcaaaacaaaaaaaaaacagctgcctgaattactttttaaaatggggtGTTGGGGTTGGGGTAGAAGGCACTTTTGTTCCCGTTAGAAACATGTTGAATTATGTCAATTTCATTGTGTGAAATGCTTGTGGCCAGTCCTGTACAGAAGCACAGTCTTTGGAGTTAACATGTGGTCATGCTTCTGGTGACAGTTTCCATGTTTACAAAAGCAAGTGACTGTTTAGCACGTGTTCAGTGCTGCCCTTTGGACTTTCCATGTGTTCAATAAAATATATTCAGATATTTCCTTAGTCTTCTGCAGCCAGACCTGAGCAACCTCATTCTTATCAATCAATGCGTCATGCCGTAACCTTGGGAGAAGCAAGGTATACACTGGATGTTGTGAAAGAGGTCCATATATTATCAATGGCATATGATGGGTTACCTAAGAactggagatgtgtgtgtgtctctgtctaAACACTACAGCCCCATCAAAACAATTTGCAACATGATCTGCTTTGGCCTGCAGTCTGTTCTGATTCACCATTCGATCAATGCGTCACTGGAAAACGTAAAAGTCACTCAGAAACTACTCAACCAAGTTCCTTAAAGAAGGAGATGGTTGATCTTACAGAATCAAGAAACCTTTTAGGCCTGCTTGATAGTTTGATGGCTCTGTTAAGTGAACTTTAAACTTCTGATTTGACTGTTTGAGAACCTAGCCCTTTAGAGCAGCGCAACACTTGGAGCTGACTAACAGCTTTGATTTTTGGACCTATTTATCCAGAACAATAAATACAATGTCATCTTGACACTGtagacagaggcagatttaggcaGCATGACTGGTTCTGCTGCACTGGGCGGCAAGCATAGGGGGCACTGCAGGGCagcacaactatgatgtagtagtgaattgagcagaacggaaGGTAAGCGGGGAGGGCAAATTGATCAGTGCACAACCTGCTCCAAACAATCCCTCCACTACAGATTTCCAAAAGCAGGATAGGAGCCTTGTGGGTAGCTTAACAAGCTATATGAAGTGGGTGTGAAAACCAAAAGTACATGAGGTTACTATGGGGAAATGAAAGGAAGTTTCTAGGGGACAAGGTGATGATGACAGTTGGGAATAGGGATCAGGGAGAAATTCAGTTagcttcacattttaatgcaaaactaCCCAATTCATACTTCCAGAAAGAATTTGCAAACCAACCACAGatattcttcaaaatttgcacttccctgaatGTTGCTATGTAGGTCTGCAAGCAAACTATAGGCACAAAAAGGCAGACATTAGGGGAAAGTGGGCATAAAAATCCACATATTGGCACAAACAGCATctgaaaatgtgttgttgttttaaaaaataaggctTACAAAAATTGTACATTAGgccaaattgcatacaaaaagctGTATACGTGGAGAAATGTGCAGTAAAATGATGATCTATCCTGgtgaaggctttttttaaaaagcaaacaaatgtggagaaatgaacctAAGATAGGAAATGTGAGAAACTGGAAAAACCCACCCCCAGTTGGAAATAGTGCTGATGGAGCTGCTTAATAGCTGCTCTGGACATTAAAACATTGACCCACTTACAACACATGCTGTCACAAGCTCTGTTTGGGCATTCAGTGTGAGGGTTGTGGGACGATGCTAAGAGCTCAATGACCGcatcttcccatatgaacctacccggtccCTGAGctccatcttctgaggccctccttcgtgtgcctcctcctcgagaggtccggagggtggcaacacgagaacgggccttctctgcagtggctccccgtttgtggaatgctctccccagggaagttcgcctggtgccttcattatacacctttcggCTCCAGGCAaatacgttcctttttaaccaggcctttggttgatttgatttacatcctatgccctttagaAATGtgctttgtatgtgtgtgtgggggggtgtattgggttgccattttatttttatcaggtattttgtgattttatatcttgattttattctgggaacttccctgagacccctgggtataggacggtatataaattcaataaacaacaacaacaacaacttacctCCAGCCC
The Podarcis raffonei isolate rPodRaf1 chromosome 6, rPodRaf1.pri, whole genome shotgun sequence DNA segment above includes these coding regions:
- the TMEM275 gene encoding transmembrane protein 275 — translated: MFSDKNSTPLSQKPSKKKTRPQGLPSPALCCACGLCIMLAGINITLVGAFAFGTFLPVNNPPIVIGPILLVVAFTFFGACCICSRRPPAHGARKSKPGANIGLIKPGSTAFEIETSEHTVQDTTAVQLSPTNSPMSSKRSTPVHENSKTCKLFTMDSNGPAAKYIAGGESIQLNLPRDMGMS